A genomic stretch from Pseudomonadota bacterium includes:
- a CDS encoding SGNH/GDSL hydrolase family protein has translation MLKFLKDSWLIAGISLLLLLVVDAALKSLLEETQLPLVLPGATAPNQENSPALGDATWASAYFRELRQARRTEWSAWEYWRRKPFSGEYINIDGSGLRRSWSPDEPTHTIWMAGGSTVWGTGARDDHTLPSALARSLAQRGIKARVLNLGESGYVSGQSQLRVLRRLESEPAPDLVVFYDGVNDVYAALQAGEAGLSQNEAHRRADFRVTDGLDNYLQAAPRVLEGIQRLLARNAKPAMPAVAPLAAEVAKRYAFRVELTAAAAAAAGVKTTFIWQPSVFSKAAKAPVEVRIENASLARHRELQLASDQAVAQRLSGTEFFFDMTGSLDDHPEALLLDFCHLSEAGNRVIAERLAPQVLTLLANDW, from the coding sequence ATGCTCAAGTTCCTGAAGGACAGCTGGCTGATCGCCGGCATCAGCCTCTTACTCTTACTGGTGGTCGATGCGGCGCTTAAGAGCCTGCTGGAGGAGACTCAGCTGCCTCTGGTCCTCCCCGGGGCCACGGCACCGAACCAGGAGAACTCCCCCGCGCTCGGCGACGCCACGTGGGCCAGCGCTTACTTCAGGGAGCTGAGACAGGCGCGGCGGACCGAGTGGTCCGCATGGGAATATTGGCGACGAAAGCCGTTCTCAGGTGAATACATCAATATCGATGGCTCGGGGCTGCGCAGGTCCTGGAGCCCGGACGAGCCAACCCACACCATCTGGATGGCGGGCGGATCCACCGTCTGGGGCACCGGCGCCCGCGACGACCACACGCTGCCCTCCGCACTGGCGCGCTCGCTCGCCCAGCGAGGAATAAAGGCTCGCGTGCTGAATCTCGGGGAAAGCGGGTATGTCAGCGGCCAGTCGCAGCTTCGGGTCCTGCGTCGTCTCGAGTCCGAACCGGCACCCGATCTGGTCGTCTTCTACGACGGCGTGAACGATGTTTATGCGGCGCTGCAGGCCGGGGAGGCCGGGTTATCCCAAAACGAGGCCCATCGACGGGCGGATTTCCGGGTAACCGACGGGCTGGACAATTACCTGCAAGCCGCGCCGCGCGTGCTGGAGGGCATCCAGCGGCTGCTGGCCCGCAACGCTAAACCCGCCATGCCGGCGGTGGCGCCCCTGGCGGCTGAGGTTGCTAAGCGCTATGCCTTTCGGGTTGAGCTGACGGCGGCCGCGGCGGCGGCCGCGGGCGTCAAGACCACCTTTATCTGGCAGCCCAGCGTGTTTAGCAAAGCGGCTAAGGCGCCGGTGGAGGTGCGGATCGAGAACGCCAGCCTGGCGCGCCACCGCGAGCTCCAGCTGGCGAGCGATCAGGCGGTGGCGCAGCGGCTCAGCGGAACCGAATTTTTCTTCGACATGACCGGCTCGCTGGATGACCATCCCGAGGCGCTGCTCCTGGATTTTTGTCATCTGTCAGAGGCTGGCAACCGGGTGATTGCCGAGCGCCTGGCGCCTCAGGTGCTGACGCTGCTGGCCAATGACTGGTAG
- a CDS encoding zinc-finger domain-containing protein, whose product MSHPTDADNPELELANAKREYTVSRNDLPLSCPTPGMALWNSHPRVYLPIEKTGRAVCPYCGAVYVLEELAKTGT is encoded by the coding sequence ATGAGTCATCCAACCGACGCAGACAACCCGGAGCTTGAGCTCGCAAACGCCAAGCGCGAGTACACGGTGTCGCGTAACGACCTGCCGCTGTCCTGCCCGACGCCAGGCATGGCGCTGTGGAATTCGCACCCGCGGGTCTATCTGCCGATCGAAAAAACCGGCCGGGCGGTTTGCCCATACTGTGGTGCGGTTTACGTGCTGGAAGAACTGGCCAAAACCGGAACCTGA
- a CDS encoding glycosyltransferase family 2 protein, which produces MPELSVFITTFNNDRTLKQLLDSVAFADEIVVLDSFSTDGTVALAEAAGCVVSQAPFAGYGPQKQAALELTSHRWVLLMDADEMLTATGAETIQALLQSEPACSGYRLPRIEQMFWRLQSPRSRLNNFLRLFDKTRGRVSDMPIHAAPEVDGPVARLDAPFIHYGEINIHTKVDKINHYSTGLVEDKQRRGQRFTRARMLLYPPWFFLRGYVFKRQFLNGWAGLISSVVGAFYVFLKYAKLYESRQPRDEGL; this is translated from the coding sequence ATGCCTGAACTGTCGGTGTTCATCACCACCTTTAACAACGACCGGACCCTGAAGCAGCTGCTCGACAGCGTGGCGTTTGCTGACGAGATTGTGGTGCTGGATTCATTCAGCACGGACGGCACGGTTGCGCTGGCTGAGGCAGCCGGCTGTGTCGTGTCGCAGGCCCCCTTCGCGGGCTACGGCCCGCAGAAGCAGGCGGCGCTGGAGCTGACGAGCCATCGGTGGGTCCTGCTGATGGATGCCGATGAAATGCTCACAGCGACGGGGGCTGAGACCATTCAGGCGCTCCTGCAAAGTGAACCGGCCTGCTCCGGCTACCGCCTGCCCAGAATCGAGCAGATGTTTTGGCGGCTGCAGAGTCCGAGGTCCCGGCTCAACAACTTTCTGCGGCTGTTTGATAAAACGCGCGGGCGGGTCAGCGACATGCCGATCCATGCGGCACCCGAGGTCGATGGGCCGGTCGCGAGACTGGACGCGCCGTTCATTCACTACGGTGAGATCAACATCCACACGAAAGTCGACAAGATCAACCATTACTCCACCGGCCTGGTCGAGGATAAGCAGCGTCGCGGTCAGCGGTTTACCCGAGCGCGTATGTTGCTCTATCCACCCTGGTTTTTTCTCCGCGGCTACGTGTTCAAGCGACAGTTTCTTAACGGCTGGGCGGGGCTGATCAGCAGCGTTGTCGGCGCGTTCTACGTCTTTCTGAAGTACGCCAAGCTTTACGAGTCCCGACAGCCCCGGGACGAAGGCCTGTAG
- a CDS encoding glycosyltransferase family 4 protein produces the protein MSRLTVMQLLPALDSGGVERGTFEVAEALVKAGHRSLVVSAGGMLVAPLEATGSQHFKLALGSKSLRVLGTVRALRDLIARNRVDIVHARSRLPAWVALGALKKLDPRPRFVTTLHGLNSVSRYSAVMTRGDRVIAVSESARRYWLDHYADLSPSRVKLIHRGIDPEVFRYGFQPEKEKRERFLSQAGIPKERRLLMLPGRITETKGFGGFVNLIARLAVLGPDCHGVIVGDFKPGGTYQERLTERIRRLNVADRITFTGQRQDIRDLLAMADIVYSLSTKPESFGRTAAEGLALGRPVIGYDHGGVGEVLGEIFPEGLVPLDDEAAVLEKTQQFLERAPEVPNRQPFLKSQMQDETLALYQSLASSVST, from the coding sequence GTGTCCCGTCTGACGGTGATGCAGCTGCTGCCGGCGCTGGACTCCGGCGGCGTGGAGCGAGGCACCTTCGAGGTCGCCGAGGCGCTGGTCAAGGCCGGGCATCGATCGCTCGTGGTGTCCGCTGGCGGCATGCTGGTCGCGCCGCTGGAGGCGACCGGCAGCCAGCATTTCAAGCTGGCGCTGGGAAGCAAGTCGTTGCGGGTACTCGGAACGGTCCGGGCGCTGCGCGACCTCATCGCCCGCAACCGCGTCGATATCGTGCACGCGCGGTCCCGGCTCCCGGCGTGGGTTGCACTGGGCGCGCTGAAAAAGCTCGATCCGCGCCCCCGTTTTGTGACCACGCTGCATGGCCTCAACTCGGTTTCCCGCTACAGCGCCGTCATGACCCGCGGCGACCGGGTGATTGCGGTGTCGGAAAGTGCCCGCCGCTATTGGCTGGATCACTATGCCGATCTGTCGCCCTCCCGCGTCAAGCTGATTCATCGGGGTATCGATCCCGAGGTTTTCCGCTACGGTTTTCAACCGGAGAAGGAGAAGCGTGAGCGGTTTCTGAGCCAGGCCGGCATTCCCAAAGAGCGGCGGCTGCTGATGCTCCCGGGCCGGATCACCGAAACCAAAGGTTTTGGCGGCTTTGTAAATCTCATCGCCCGGCTGGCGGTCCTCGGCCCCGACTGCCACGGCGTCATCGTTGGGGACTTCAAGCCCGGCGGAACCTATCAGGAGCGTTTGACCGAACGTATCCGGCGGCTGAACGTTGCCGATCGCATCACCTTTACCGGCCAGCGGCAGGACATCCGGGACCTGCTGGCGATGGCCGATATCGTGTATTCACTGTCGACCAAGCCAGAATCGTTCGGTCGAACGGCCGCCGAGGGTCTTGCGCTCGGTCGTCCGGTTATCGGGTACGATCACGGCGGCGTCGGCGAAGTCCTCGGGGAGATCTTTCCCGAGGGCTTGGTGCCGCTCGACGATGAGGCGGCGGTCCTGGAAAAGACTCAGCAATTTCTGGAACGAGCGCCCGAGGTGCCAAACCGCCAGCCGTTTCTCAAGAGCCAGATGCAGGACGAGACGCTGGCGCTCTACCAGTCATTGGCCAGCAGCGTCAGCACCTGA
- a CDS encoding mitochondrial fission ELM1 family protein translates to MHGEKWLTAAANPSGWDGGNLLGLPPMQADCWIVTDGARGNEKQCLALAHYLRSAGPLQAPAPRRFRIALRQPWDALAPRLLGGVKHGLKPATTVEPDRWQKDLRALLQNPLPRVVLSCGRRAALASRMLRARSRGRLCTVQILNPRVDPAAFSWVVCPHHDRLTGANVLRTEGALHEVDDAYLSTAREDWPQFESLATPRVAVLIGASNGAYTIDQAYLNRLLAGAAKLAEAGSLLVTTSRRTPLELRRFAAAWLAEQSPERHFFFSDEPGERNPYPGLLAYADRIVVSSDSVNMVSEALGTGCPVHSLQTETKNERFARFAERLVSSGRLLSLDDTSQPSYEPLRETAAVAERIGATLTDGPT, encoded by the coding sequence ATGCACGGGGAAAAGTGGCTCACGGCAGCGGCGAATCCGAGCGGGTGGGACGGCGGAAATCTGCTAGGCTTGCCGCCCATGCAGGCTGATTGCTGGATTGTCACCGACGGCGCCCGCGGCAACGAGAAGCAGTGCCTTGCGCTGGCCCATTACCTCCGCTCCGCCGGACCGCTGCAGGCGCCGGCCCCCCGCCGATTTCGTATCGCCCTGCGCCAGCCTTGGGACGCGCTCGCGCCGCGGCTCCTTGGGGGTGTGAAGCACGGGCTCAAGCCTGCCACCACCGTCGAGCCGGATCGCTGGCAGAAGGATCTGCGTGCTTTACTCCAAAACCCTCTGCCGCGTGTTGTGCTGAGCTGCGGCCGGCGGGCCGCGCTGGCGTCACGGATGCTCCGGGCCCGCAGTCGCGGCAGGCTCTGCACCGTGCAGATCTTAAATCCCCGCGTAGATCCCGCCGCCTTCAGCTGGGTGGTGTGCCCACACCACGACCGGCTAACGGGAGCCAACGTGCTCCGCACCGAAGGCGCGCTCCACGAGGTGGATGACGCCTATCTGTCAACGGCTCGGGAGGACTGGCCGCAGTTTGAATCCCTGGCCACGCCGCGGGTCGCCGTGCTCATCGGCGCCAGCAACGGTGCTTACACCATTGATCAAGCCTACCTGAATCGGCTCTTGGCAGGCGCAGCAAAGCTGGCTGAAGCGGGCTCGCTGCTGGTGACGACCTCCCGCCGCACGCCGCTCGAGCTGCGCCGCTTTGCCGCCGCCTGGTTGGCCGAGCAAAGCCCGGAGCGGCACTTTTTCTTCTCGGACGAACCGGGCGAACGCAATCCCTATCCGGGCCTGCTGGCGTACGCTGACCGCATTGTTGTCAGCTCGGACAGCGTCAACATGGTGAGCGAGGCACTCGGCACCGGGTGCCCGGTCCACAGTCTGCAGACCGAAACCAAGAACGAGCGCTTCGCCCGCTTTGCCGAGCGCCTGGTCAGCAGCGGGCGGCTGCTGTCGCTCGACGACACGAGCCAGCCAAGCTACGAGCCGCTGCGTGAGACCGCAGCGGTGGCCGAGCGCATCGGCGCAACGCTAACAGACGGACCGACGTGA
- the rpmB gene encoding 50S ribosomal protein L28, translated as MSRVCQVTGVGPAVGNNVSHANNKTRRRFLPNLQSHRFWVESENRFVRLKVSSKGMRIIDKRGIDAVLADIRGRGEKV; from the coding sequence ATGTCCAGAGTATGTCAGGTGACCGGGGTGGGCCCCGCCGTTGGCAACAACGTCTCCCACGCCAACAACAAAACGCGGCGTCGGTTTCTGCCAAACCTGCAGAGCCACCGCTTCTGGGTGGAAAGCGAAAACCGCTTTGTCCGTCTGAAAGTCTCCAGCAAAGGCATGCGCATTATCGACAAGCGCGGTATCGATGCCGTGCTGGCCGACATTCGCGGCCGCGGCGAAAAAGTTTAG
- the mutM gene encoding bifunctional DNA-formamidopyrimidine glycosylase/DNA-(apurinic or apyrimidinic site) lyase, producing the protein MPELPEVETTRRGIAPYIEGQMVSSVVVRQPQLRWPIPHDLAQRWVGQRVSSVGRRAKYLLLRSGTGTALIHLGMSGSLRVLSEQRSPGTHDHVDVGFANGITLRLNDPRRFGAVLWAEPNPFNHPLLAGLGPEPLADDFASGHLYRLSRGRRGAVKNFIMDGRVVVGVGNIYASEALFRAGIHPLRAAGRISAKRYKLLQESIRATLGAAIKAGGTTLRDFVDGSGQPGYFGQSLTVYGRAGEVCVRCGDTVKQRVIGQRASYYCSGCQH; encoded by the coding sequence ATGCCTGAGCTACCCGAAGTTGAGACGACCCGCCGCGGCATAGCGCCCTACATCGAGGGTCAGATGGTGTCCTCGGTGGTGGTCCGGCAGCCGCAGCTGCGCTGGCCGATTCCCCACGATCTGGCCCAGCGCTGGGTGGGTCAGCGCGTAAGCAGCGTCGGGCGACGAGCCAAATATCTGCTGCTGCGCAGCGGTACCGGCACGGCGCTGATCCACCTGGGGATGTCCGGCAGTCTACGGGTGCTGTCTGAACAACGATCGCCCGGCACGCACGACCACGTCGATGTGGGCTTCGCCAATGGCATCACCCTGCGGCTCAATGACCCTCGACGCTTCGGGGCGGTGTTATGGGCTGAACCGAACCCCTTTAACCATCCGTTGCTGGCGGGGCTGGGACCTGAACCGCTCGCCGACGACTTTGCGTCCGGCCATCTCTATCGACTGTCCCGAGGACGACGCGGAGCCGTGAAGAACTTCATTATGGATGGCCGGGTGGTCGTGGGAGTTGGCAACATCTACGCCAGTGAAGCGTTGTTTCGGGCGGGTATTCATCCGCTGCGAGCCGCCGGGCGCATCTCGGCAAAACGGTACAAGCTGCTGCAAGAGAGCATCCGTGCCACCCTGGGCGCGGCGATTAAGGCCGGTGGCACCACGCTGCGAGATTTTGTCGACGGCAGCGGGCAGCCCGGCTACTTTGGCCAGTCGCTTACGGTATACGGTCGAGCGGGCGAGGTCTGCGTACGCTGTGGCGATACCGTCAAGCAGCGAGTGATCGGACAGCGGGCGAGCTACTATTGCAGTGGGTGTCAGCACTGA
- a CDS encoding lipid A biosynthesis acyltransferase → MASARSGSAWHPANWTMAAGLALMKLSVLLPQRLRLWLGARLGDLAWLVLPQRRLVVKTNLAACFPELQPAARAALEREHFREVGRGVLETPLALWGSRDRLAGLVEFEGVEHLERARAEGACLLLIAHVTMVELIGAMVHLISAPAPASITRDHKNALLDREMRRGRGRYVGQTLEKKDTRGMIRWLRGGGALFYAPDQDFSFGAEFVPFFGVPAATTTATVRLLSKLDCSLLPIWLRRTRQGRYQLKVFPPPPGLPSGDVSADTAWINRWIEEQVREAPAQYLWMHRRFRNRPPGEPPFYPPKARRRKHR, encoded by the coding sequence TTGGCGTCAGCCCGAAGCGGGTCTGCCTGGCATCCCGCCAACTGGACGATGGCAGCTGGCCTCGCGTTGATGAAGCTATCGGTCCTGCTGCCGCAGCGTTTGCGGCTCTGGCTGGGCGCGCGGCTGGGCGACCTCGCCTGGCTGGTGCTGCCCCAGCGTCGGCTGGTGGTGAAGACCAATCTTGCGGCGTGTTTTCCGGAGCTTCAGCCGGCGGCCCGGGCGGCACTGGAGCGAGAGCATTTTCGTGAGGTCGGGCGAGGTGTGCTGGAAACGCCGCTCGCGCTTTGGGGCTCCCGGGATCGGCTGGCTGGCCTGGTGGAGTTTGAGGGTGTCGAACACCTCGAGCGGGCGCGCGCGGAAGGGGCCTGCCTGCTGTTGATCGCCCACGTCACGATGGTCGAGCTCATCGGTGCGATGGTGCATTTGATCAGTGCGCCAGCGCCAGCCTCAATCACCCGGGATCACAAGAACGCTCTGCTGGACCGGGAAATGCGCCGCGGCCGCGGGCGCTACGTCGGTCAGACGCTGGAAAAGAAAGATACTCGCGGCATGATCCGCTGGCTTCGCGGCGGCGGCGCCTTGTTTTACGCGCCCGATCAGGATTTCAGCTTCGGTGCCGAGTTTGTGCCGTTTTTCGGCGTCCCGGCGGCCACCACCACGGCCACCGTCAGGCTGCTATCCAAGCTTGACTGTTCGCTGCTGCCGATCTGGCTGCGTCGGACGCGCCAAGGCCGCTACCAGCTCAAGGTTTTTCCGCCGCCGCCGGGCCTGCCTTCCGGCGACGTGTCGGCCGACACGGCCTGGATCAATCGCTGGATCGAGGAGCAGGTCCGTGAAGCGCCGGCGCAGTACCTGTGGATGCACCGACGGTTCCGCAACCGCCCGCCGGGTGAGCCGCCGTTTTATCCGCCCAAAGCGCGCCGGCGTAAGCACCGCTAA
- a CDS encoding NAD(P)/FAD-dependent oxidoreductase has protein sequence MRNPDVVIIGAGHNGLTCACYLAEAGLKVTVLERLPVVGGAAVTEEFHPGFRNSVASYTVSLLNPKVIRDLKLADHGLVIKPRPASNFLPHPEGSGLLIHNSLEQTQAEFARINAADAATLPAYYEMLEDVAQVLRELVLKTPPTPGGPLRQWLDVLGLSRRFGKLSPQRQRDLMGLFSKSAAEVLDQWFQDSRIKAAFAFDAVVGNFAAPSTPGSAYVLLHHVFGEVDGRSGAWGHAVGGMGAITQAMAARARELGVTIRTEAAVGSVISSPDRCAGVVLASGEEITARAVAANVNPRLLYQQLISPEHLDPDFLRAINGYRCGSGTFRMNVALRELPAFTCRPGSELQLHHQAGIVMGPTMEYLERAYLDARTDGWSREPVVEMLIPSTVDDSLAPPGQHVASLFCQHFSPELPAPRTWPEERLAAADHIIDTVDRWAPNFKASIVGRQVLSPADLEERFGLIGGDIFHGALGLDQLYSARPLLGHGAYRGPLAGLYHCGSGAHPGGGVTGAPGHNAAREIVRDLR, from the coding sequence ATGAGAAACCCTGATGTTGTCATCATCGGCGCGGGCCACAACGGCCTGACCTGCGCGTGCTATCTGGCTGAGGCCGGCCTGAAGGTGACGGTCCTCGAGCGCCTGCCGGTCGTCGGCGGCGCCGCGGTGACCGAAGAGTTTCATCCCGGTTTTCGGAATTCGGTGGCCAGCTACACCGTCAGCCTGCTGAATCCCAAGGTCATCCGAGACCTCAAGCTCGCGGACCATGGGCTGGTCATCAAGCCCCGGCCCGCCTCGAACTTTCTACCCCACCCCGAGGGGTCAGGCCTGCTCATCCACAATAGCCTCGAGCAGACCCAAGCCGAATTTGCCCGGATTAATGCCGCGGACGCCGCGACACTCCCGGCCTACTACGAAATGCTCGAGGACGTGGCCCAGGTGCTGCGGGAGCTGGTGCTCAAGACGCCGCCGACACCGGGCGGGCCGCTGCGTCAGTGGCTGGACGTGCTTGGCCTGTCCCGCCGCTTCGGCAAGCTCAGCCCCCAGCGACAGCGCGACCTCATGGGGCTGTTCAGCAAAAGCGCGGCCGAGGTGCTCGACCAGTGGTTTCAAGACTCGCGGATCAAAGCGGCGTTTGCCTTTGACGCCGTGGTAGGCAACTTCGCCGCCCCCTCAACGCCGGGGAGCGCCTATGTGCTGCTGCATCACGTTTTTGGTGAGGTCGATGGCCGCAGCGGCGCGTGGGGCCATGCGGTCGGCGGCATGGGGGCCATCACGCAGGCCATGGCGGCCCGAGCCCGAGAGCTGGGCGTCACGATCCGCACGGAGGCGGCCGTTGGATCGGTCATCAGCAGCCCCGACCGCTGCGCCGGCGTGGTGCTGGCCAGCGGCGAGGAGATCACGGCTCGAGCCGTAGCGGCCAACGTCAATCCCCGCCTGCTCTATCAGCAACTGATCAGCCCGGAACACCTGGACCCGGACTTCCTCCGGGCCATCAACGGCTACCGCTGCGGCTCCGGAACGTTCCGTATGAACGTTGCCTTGCGCGAGCTTCCCGCCTTTACCTGCCGCCCGGGTTCGGAGCTGCAGCTTCATCACCAGGCGGGCATTGTGATGGGTCCGACGATGGAATACCTGGAGCGAGCTTATCTCGACGCGCGAACCGACGGTTGGTCTCGCGAGCCCGTGGTCGAGATGCTGATTCCCTCAACGGTCGACGACTCGCTGGCACCGCCGGGCCAGCACGTTGCCAGCCTTTTTTGCCAGCACTTTTCGCCGGAGCTTCCGGCGCCGCGCACCTGGCCGGAGGAACGGCTGGCGGCAGCCGATCACATCATCGACACCGTCGATCGCTGGGCCCCCAACTTCAAGGCCTCCATTGTCGGACGACAGGTGCTGTCACCGGCGGACCTGGAGGAACGTTTCGGACTCATCGGCGGCGATATCTTTCACGGGGCGCTGGGGCTCGATCAGCTCTACAGCGCTCGGCCGCTGCTTGGACACGGCGCCTACCGCGGCCCGCTGGCGGGCTTGTACCACTGCGGCTCGGGCGCGCACCCGGGCGGCGGCGTGACCGGCGCGCCGGGCCATAACGCGGCGCGGGAGATTGTCCGCGATCTGCGCTGA
- a CDS encoding O-antigen ligase family protein has product MTRPDEAEVPSSSGGLLSLWPAGLMFLVLALLPFSRLSALPMLCMLIGGIVVMVNPAAGFYRRRSTRLFLGLFAAYWLPALLASVDAVEPSRSWQSVLAFLRFLPVGLFVIHHLADERQRRLLWAASAALVMMWCVDALIQVGFGVNLLGMPMSSDRLNGVFGETNIKLGHVLAVLSPLPLEYARRFLPKPFFLATMLLLLAVIVIVSTRAAWLMFGLVLLAYVYLYARGRPRRWLKASVVLLTAASLAMAAGYQLSPALAERLDRSLLLLEGDAESVDRALGWRLPIWRTALKMAADHPVNGVGPRGFRYAYPDYAGTDDRWLRGGQETGAAHAHQVILEVVTETGLLGLAGLAAALVLAWRHWRSLPVRRKHNVLPFALALGVMLFPVNTHLAFYSTFWSLLCWWLVMVYCGFSQSDAEPDSRHA; this is encoded by the coding sequence TTGACCCGGCCCGATGAGGCGGAGGTCCCATCATCCTCCGGCGGGCTGCTGTCACTGTGGCCAGCGGGCCTGATGTTCCTGGTGCTTGCCCTGCTGCCTTTTTCCCGGCTCTCGGCGCTGCCGATGCTGTGCATGCTGATCGGTGGGATTGTTGTCATGGTCAATCCGGCGGCGGGCTTTTATCGCCGCCGATCGACCCGACTGTTTCTTGGCCTTTTTGCCGCGTACTGGCTACCCGCGCTGCTCGCCAGCGTCGACGCCGTGGAGCCATCGCGTTCCTGGCAGTCGGTGCTGGCATTCCTGCGGTTCCTGCCGGTGGGTCTGTTTGTTATCCATCACCTCGCGGATGAACGGCAGCGGCGGCTGCTGTGGGCCGCCAGCGCAGCACTCGTCATGATGTGGTGTGTCGATGCGCTGATTCAGGTCGGGTTCGGCGTCAATCTGCTGGGCATGCCCATGAGCAGCGATCGGCTCAACGGCGTGTTTGGCGAGACCAACATCAAGCTGGGCCACGTGCTGGCGGTCCTGAGTCCGCTCCCGCTGGAATACGCCCGCCGCTTTCTGCCCAAACCGTTTTTTTTGGCGACGATGCTGCTGCTGCTTGCGGTCATCGTGATCGTGAGCACCCGGGCCGCATGGCTGATGTTCGGGCTGGTGCTGCTCGCCTATGTTTATCTCTACGCGCGCGGCCGGCCGCGGCGCTGGCTCAAGGCGAGCGTGGTTCTGCTGACCGCCGCGTCGCTGGCAATGGCGGCGGGTTACCAGCTTTCCCCGGCGCTGGCCGAGCGCCTGGATCGCTCCCTGCTGCTGCTGGAGGGTGACGCAGAGTCGGTCGACCGAGCGCTCGGCTGGAGGCTGCCGATCTGGCGGACAGCGCTGAAGATGGCGGCGGACCATCCGGTGAACGGGGTCGGGCCTCGAGGCTTTCGCTATGCCTACCCCGATTACGCCGGCACCGACGACCGCTGGCTCCGCGGCGGTCAGGAAACCGGCGCGGCTCATGCCCACCAGGTGATTTTAGAGGTGGTGACGGAAACCGGGCTGCTGGGTCTGGCAGGCCTTGCCGCGGCGCTGGTGCTGGCCTGGCGACACTGGCGCTCCCTCCCGGTCCGGCGGAAGCACAACGTGCTGCCGTTTGCGCTGGCGCTCGGTGTGATGCTGTTTCCGGTCAACACCCACCTGGCCTTTTACTCCACCTTCTGGTCTCTGCTTTGCTGGTGGCTGGTCATGGTCTACTGTGGTTTTTCCCAGTCTGACGCTGAACCGGACTCGCGCCATGCCTGA
- a CDS encoding thymidine kinase, whose translation MAKLYFYYSAMNAGKSTHLLQSSYNYRERGMNTLILTPKIDDRDGVDRVSSRIGVSSPALAFSDEEDLLALVADNHEQAPLSCVLVDEAQFLTRSQVYQLTDVVDQLDISVLAYGLRTDFRGELFAGSQHLLAWADELRELKTICHTGRKATMVVRVDDQGRAVTSGAQVEIGGNNRYLSVSRREFKRVFNDQSNVKPAQVPLPLKPGLD comes from the coding sequence ATGGCCAAACTTTACTTCTACTATTCGGCGATGAACGCCGGAAAGTCCACCCACCTGCTGCAGTCCAGCTACAACTACCGGGAACGCGGCATGAACACGCTGATCCTGACCCCGAAGATCGACGACCGGGACGGCGTGGACCGGGTTTCTTCTCGGATTGGCGTCAGCTCGCCGGCGCTGGCGTTCTCGGACGAAGAAGACCTGCTGGCCCTGGTCGCCGACAACCACGAGCAGGCGCCGCTCTCCTGTGTGCTGGTCGACGAGGCGCAGTTTCTCACCCGCAGCCAGGTCTACCAGCTGACCGACGTGGTGGACCAGCTTGACATTTCGGTGCTGGCTTATGGGCTTCGAACCGACTTTCGCGGCGAGCTGTTTGCCGGGAGCCAGCACCTCCTGGCTTGGGCAGACGAGCTTCGGGAGCTTAAGACCATCTGCCACACGGGTCGGAAAGCCACAATGGTGGTTCGAGTCGATGATCAGGGGCGCGCCGTGACGTCCGGTGCCCAGGTGGAGATCGGCGGAAATAACCGCTATTTGTCGGTCAGCCGGCGGGAGTTCAAACGCGTCTTTAACGACCAGAGCAACGTTAAGCCGGCGCAGGTGCCGCTGCCGCTGAAACCGGGTCTGGACTGA
- the rpmG gene encoding 50S ribosomal protein L33 — MRDKIKLVSSAGTGHYYTTDKNKKNTPDKIEIKKYDPVVRKHVIYKEAKIK; from the coding sequence ATGAGAGACAAAATCAAATTAGTGTCCAGCGCCGGTACAGGTCACTATTACACTACGGACAAAAATAAGAAAAACACGCCGGATAAGATCGAAATAAAAAAGTACGACCCGGTTGTCCGCAAGCACGTGATCTACAAGGAAGCGAAAATCAAGTAA